One genomic region from Motacilla alba alba isolate MOTALB_02 chromosome 5, Motacilla_alba_V1.0_pri, whole genome shotgun sequence encodes:
- the GPR65 gene encoding psychosine receptor, protein MNNITECHDDHTLDKYLFPFVYSVVMMISIPINCISLYASCIQVRKKNELAVYIFSLSLADLLYSLILPLWIDYAWHGDDWRFSALLCQIFAFLMYMNFYTSTAFLACISLDRYLALVHPLKLQYLRTRRFSLIVSIIIWLLESIFNSGILVYKEVFNDPCNFTNHTLCYDNYPLERWQANINVFRICSGYLVPLIIIVFCYHKIYQVVRYNQATVDEEKKKVKKLIVNITVSFIFCFTPYHIVLLIRSITEPSTSDSHLLLLMYKVYRITQALASLNCIADPILYCFVSETARTEIVNLLRCCLCLQKRGEDQVKGHAPCSSATKNTALITYRSSCETQTVKVS, encoded by the coding sequence ATGAACAACATCACTGAGTGCCACGATGATCACACCCTGGACAAGtatttgtttccatttgtgTACAGCGTTGTGATGATGATCAGTATCCCCATCAACTGCATATCCCTCTATGCATCTTGCATTCAGGTGAGGAAAAAGAATGAGTTAGCAGTCTACATCTTTAGCCTGTCTCTGGCTGACCTTTTGTACTCTTTGATTCTGCCCCTGTGGATTGATTATGCCTGGCATGGAGATGACTGGAGGTTCTCTGCCTTGCTTTGTCAGATTTTTGCCTTCCTTATGTATATGAATTTCTACACCAGCACTGCGTTCCTTGCTTGCATCTCTCTTGACAGGTACCTGGCATTAGTTCACCCCTTGAAGCTCCAGTACTTGCGCACAAGAAGATTTTCATTGATTGTCAGCATAATTATTTGGCTTCTGGAAAGCATCTTTAATTCAGGCATATTGGTGTACAAAGAAGTATTCAATGATCCTTGCAATTTCACTAATCATACATTATGCTATGATAACTACCCCCTGGAAAGGTGGCAGGCGAACATAAATGTATTCCGGATATGCTCAGGGTACTTGGTCCCTTTGATAATCATTGTGTTTTGCTACCATAAAATCTACCAAGTCGTGAGGTATAACCAAGCCACAGtagatgaagaaaagaaaaaagtgaaaaaacttATTGTGAACATCACAGttagtttcattttttgttttactccTTATCACATTGTACTGCTTATTCGCAGCATCACAGAACCTTCCACCTCTGACTCACATCTTTTGTTGCTGATGTATAAGGTTTACAGAATCACACAGGCCTTAGCAAGTTTGAATTGCATTGCGGATCCCATTCTGTACTGCTTTGTGAGTGAAACTGCACGGACAGAGATAGTGAATTTGCTCAGGTGTTGCTTGTGCCTGCAAAAGCGTGGGGAAGACCAAGTGAAGGGGCATGCTCCATGCAGTTCTGCTACAAAAAACACTGCACTGATCACCTACAGAAGTTCCTGTGAAACACAGACTGTCAAAGTTTCCTGA